The following coding sequences lie in one Aspergillus puulaauensis MK2 DNA, chromosome 3, nearly complete sequence genomic window:
- a CDS encoding putative nuclear envelope pore membrane protein (BUSCO:EOG092604ZZ;~COG:U;~EggNog:ENOG410PI54;~InterPro:IPR037701;~TransMembrane:3 (i68-84o96-116i123-144o);~go_function: GO:0017056 - structural constituent of nuclear pore [Evidence IEA]) — protein MSDTPRLRSAFPQTPRTTQRARDYNQSPSRSIPRTFPPPKTLSEAPSAGQDGRSSLIPSRIVDPPTQRLYVAAIYIALNAWRGYEAWSASDDLDSTWLFLKWASIDGVFLFGLQALRIPWLEWAFPTTLALFLVHVAFNIFLMFRIPIPIGVWLSGMVKLAYDRELSISGQSIKPGDIINNASLILGKQIVNILPEGSAVLNPELVPLCLDSQKTTVDLPIRVNQTDPILIELLRLDFNNGDSEVISIPVKQLKQLKRRADKNHSQSGSLHRDLLLPIRKTGVYRLQRVVDESKLDVRVRASDSIVTSCPRALIKNSYTHKCRGELSNLVLAVEGTPPLKIKYSRQVNDHDRGFSFQNIQPDHLRTPLLGHRSLGRLFDSREAEIAWAQSQLIEIPLNESLNIGGDWLYMIEEVHDGSGNVANYSMVLEDADRQSAKSLAQWHQFSVHEIPRLSLSGCNDQHFLEVARGENLPLPVKFHNSEHGYKSDGPFSLTFSFAIDGQESMEDPARTVRQLSLKTVDQKPLIKEPGWYSLKHVSSQYCSGEIFEPSSCYLRNPPEPEMSVRSEKIYDKCANSPVGLLVDLDLTGSPPFHLRYAIETSKGIETKHQVIDGLRSQLDFTPLEAGHYRYRFLDIADSVYAPRPLDNTVSVLEQDVKPPASAHFVGTKEVRKACFGEPISMDVAFLGEAPWTLQYELVHNGKKTKHVLESETARSTIVTDKLVSGGGYNLVLTSVKDRSKCKRNINEILKIDARSKPPHVSFGHIEKSRKYSALQDSNVDIPIRLSGERPWTLQYINLDTNASIATKTFWQENSFLAVGQEGRYELVGVTDASCPGSVDELAKVFEISWIPRPQVTAIDDTPVGPDGLVAKSDICQGQGDSLELWLAGTPPFAIQCEQQRKSSRGSTTVRVRNLKTALHALSMELETSEPGDYIYRFKEVGDNLYNTQPGSNQVAVTQRVNPLPSARFDAPGRIYGFCKEDNSGEELIPLTMEGVPPFSLEISIKHYAKAKPEIVSIPNIKSNRHSLPIPRRHLDLGQHVVSIHKVRDARGCEKSYHTDLSSVRVAVSDVPTIIPLESKSDYCVGERLSFSLSGHAPFEVFYTFNGVARKASSQSNHFRRIAEKPGIFMITAVSDGASGKCKAHKDIVKTIHQMPSVRISNGQVSIVDIHEGGEAELEFEFRGTPPFEFTYIRSTNTRKGKKAEILDIKHDISYEHKKIIKTSDEGTYEVVAIKDKFCSFSAQPSMERNEKLLTG, from the exons ATGAGCGACACACCCCGGCTTCGCTCCGCGTTTCCCCAAACGCCCCGAACAACTCAGAGAGCAAGAGACTACAACCAGTCACCTTCAAGATCTATCCCACGAACTTTTCCCCCTCCGAAAACTCTTTCAGAGGCACCATCGGCCGGCCAGGATGGGCGCTCGTCGCTCATTCCATCCCGCATAGTTGACCCCCCGACACAACGACTATATGTGGCGGCCATCTATATCGCTCTAAATGCGTGGCGGGGCTATGAGGCTTGGTCGGCTTCTGATGATTTGGATTCCACTTGGCTGTTTTTGAAATGGGCTTCCATAGATGGCGTGTTTCTCTTCGGTCTACAGGCTTTGCGCATCCCCTGGTTGGAATGGGCTTTTCCGACGACGCTTGCGCTCTTCTTGGTTCACGTTGCGTTCAACATCTTTCTAATGTTTCGCATCCCG ATTCCTATTGGGGTATGGTTATCTGGAATGGTGAAGCTCGCTTATGATCGAGAACTTTCGATTTCAGGACAGAGCATTAAACCTGGCGATATCATTAACAATGCTTCCCTTATTCTCGGAAAGCAAATCGTCAACATCCTCCCCGAAGG GTCTGCTGTCCTGAACCCGGAGCTAGTGCCCCTTTGTCTAGATTCTCAAAAGACTACTGTCGATCTGCCCATCCGAGTCAATCAAACCGATCCTATTTTGATTGAGCTACTACGTCTCGACTTCAACAACGGTGACAGTGAAGTCATTTCAATCCCAGTCAAACAACTGAAGCAACTGAAGCGAAGAGCAGACAAAAACCATTCTCAGTCAGGCTCTCTTCACCGTGATCTCCTTTTACCAATCCGTAAAACCGGAGTATACCGTCTGCAGCGAGTCGTGGATGAGTCTAAGCTTGATGTTCGTGTGCGAGCCTCGGATTCCATCGTCACCTCTTGTCCTCGTGCGTTAATAAAGAATTCGTACACCCATAAGTGCCGCGGCGAGTTATCAAACTTAGTGCTGGCCGTTGAGGGTACCCCGCcactaaaaataaaatacagcAGACAGGTGAATGACCATGACCGCGGTTTCTCGTTTCAGAACATTCAACCAGATCATTTACGCACTCCTCTCCTGGGTCACAGGTCCCTTGGTCGGCTATTTGATTCTCGCGAGGCGGAGATAGCGTGGGCCCAAAGCCAACTTATCGAAATCCCGCTAAATGAATCTTTGAATATTGGGGGTGACTGGCTCTACATGATCGAGGAGGTACACGATGGGTCTGGAAATGTTGCGAATTACTCAATGGTCTTAGAAGACGCTGATCGGCAGTCGGCAAAGTCCTTGGCTCAGTGGCATCAATTCTCTGTTCATGAAATCCCTAGACTATCTCTTTCTGGATGCAACGACCAGCACTTCCTTGAGGTAGCACGTGGCGAAAACCTCCCACTACCGGTCAAATTTCATAATTCAGAGCACGGGTATAAGAGCGATGGACCATTTTCTCTAACCTTCTCCTTTGCCATCGACGGTCAGGAGAGTATGGAGGATCCAGCTCGTACAGTTCGCCAGCTCTCACTCAAAACGGTCGATCAGAAACCTCTCATCAAGGAACCAGGATGGTATAGTTTGAAGCACGTTTCTAGCCAGTACTGTTCGGGGGAAATCTTCGAACCTTCGTCTTGCTATTTGCGTAACCCGCCGGAACCTGAAATGTCGGTCCGCTCCGAGAAGATATACGATAAATGCGCGAATAGCCCAGTTGGATTGCTTGTCGATTTAGATCTTACAGGCTCACCGCCGTTCCATCTCAGATATGCTATTGAGACATCCAAAGGCATTGAGACCAAACATCAGGTGATCGATGGGTTACGCTCACAATTGGACTTCACGCCCTTGGAAGCAGGTCATTATCGGTATCGCTTTTTGGACATCGCTGACAGCGTATACGCCCCCAGACCATTGGATAATACGGTATCTGTTCTGGAGCAAGACGTTAAACCCCCCGCTTCTGCACATTTCGTTGGTACCAAGGAGGTTCGCAAGGCTTGCTTTGGAGAACCGATATCTATGGATGTTGCTTTCCTTGGAGAAGCACCTTGGACCCTGCAATACGAACTCGTCCATAATGGCAAAAAGACAAAACATGTTCTCGAATCTGAGACTGCAAGGTCCACCATTGTGACGGACAAGCTTGTTAGCGGTGGTGGGTATAATCTCGTGCTAACGAGTGTAAAAGATCGCTCCAAATGCAAGCGGAATATCAATGAAATCCTCAAAATTGATGCCCGGTCTAAGCCACCCCACGTTTCCTTCGGTCACATTGAGAAAAGCAGGAAATACTCCGCGCTACAAGATTCCAACGTCGACATACCGATCAGACTTAGTGGCGAACGTCCTTGGACTCTGCAGTACATAAATTTGGATACAAACGCTTCAATAGCCACGAAGACTTTCTGGCAGGAAAATAGTTTCTTGGCCGTTGGTCAAGAAGGGCGGTACGAGCTCGTGGGAGTGACAGATGCCTCATGCCCAGGGTCCGTTGATGAGTTAGCGAAGGTATTTGAAATCTCTTGGATTCCCAGGCCCCAGGTCACCGCTATAGATGATACGCCAGTGGGGCCAGATGGTCTAGTTGCGAAGAGTGATATTTGTCAAGGACAAGGTGATAGTCTCGAACTTTGGCTCGCAGGCACTCCCCCTTTCGCAATCCAGTGCGAGCAGCAAAGGAAATCGTCTCGTGGTTCCACTACCGTTCGAGTACGAAACCTCAAAACGGCTCTGCATGCTCTTTCAATGGAGCTAGAAACATCCGAGCCAGGTGATTACATATACCGATTCAAAGAAGTGGGTGATAACCTTTACAATACCCAACCCGGAAGCAATCAAGTCGCGGTCACACAGCGAGTTAACCCTCTTCCGTCTGCACGTTTTGACGCCCCGGGCCGCATTTACGGCTTCTGCAAGGAAGACAACAGCGGTGAGGAGCTAATCCCTCTCACTATGGAAGGCGTGCCACCATTCTCCCTCGAAATCTCCATCAAACACTATGCCAAAGCGAAGCCAGAAATAGTTTCCATTCCAAACATTAAATCTAATCGGCACAGTCTTCCAATTCCAAGACGCCATCTTGATCTAGGGCAGCATGTCGTTAGCATCCATAAAGTTCGGGACGCACGAGGCTGCGAAAAGTCCTACCACACAGATCTGTCTTCGGTGAGGGTGGCTGTTTCGGACGTACCTACGATAATCCCGCTTGAATCAAAATCGGATTACTGTGTGGGCGAACGCCTCTCGTTCTCACTCTCAGGACATGCTCCGTTTGAGGTTTTCTACACTTTCAATGGCGTTGCCAGAAAGGCGTCTTCTCAATCCAACCATTTCCGCCGTATTGCAGAGAAACCTGGCATCTTTATGATCACCGCTGTTAGTGATGGCGCAAGTGGGAAATGCAAAGCCCACAAAGATATAGTGAAGACCATCCACCAGATGCCTAGCGTTAGAATCAGCAACGGTCAAGTCTCCATCGTAGACATCCATGAAGGTGGTGAAGCAGAGCTCGAGTTCGAGTTTCGGGGAACGCCACCCTTCGAATTTAC GTATATTCGAAGCACAAATACccggaaagggaagaaggctgAAATACTTGACATCAAGCATGACATCTCTTACGAACATAAGAAAATCATCAAGACTTCTGACGAAGGTACTTACGAGGTTGTAGCGATCAAGGACAAATTCTGTTCATTTTCTGCTCAGCCGTCAATGGAAAGGAATGAGAAGTTACTAACGGGCTGA
- a CDS encoding rRNA-processing protein UTP22 (BUSCO:EOG09260FX0;~COG:S;~EggNog:ENOG410PG0T;~InterPro:IPR035082,IPR043519,IPR005554,IPR035367, IPR035370,IPR035371,IPR035369,IPR035368;~PFAM:PF17404,PF17405,PF17407,PF17403,PF03813, PF17406): MSSYTGKRRKLSPCPDSVSYTENATSSYAAIGADRSLKMNGLNGSKPTDTSRPTRHMANAGSAEIALASGLYKSSFFKLQLDELITESRPLYDKQLATIKDTLHELKDLIENLPEQPAKQASEAEKDLRQSHGIAVPYPQPHPGKDTKYSVMFARPANVNVVGSFALRTGTKTVAPYVVDMSVTMPSSIFREKDYTNYRYFHKRAYYVACIAAGIRNKKGIDLNLKFQLQDGDPLRPTIILQSPHSSRSGNGGSKFQIRIITAVESTLFPIRRTLPMKNSVRRGSEGEEKNQEPTPLYNSCLRSEATVADYHKLLSSAVFSCGSFKDACVLGRIWLKQRGYGSSFRSGGFGGFEFSILMALLLEGGGPNGKPVLLKSYSSYQLFKASIQFLAGKDLTDPLLFAVSDVSFPSGAPVVYDDRRGLNILYKMTPWSYSLLRREAGITLRMLNESRDDHFEKVFILKIDEPLLRFDRLITLSVTENGDALATFHKERAIYELLLNALGDRVDLIHISSPSSSPWSVEMKGLRKSGKRSLLVGLLMNSENATRLVDHGPSAEEKEAATSFREFWGEKAELRRFKDGSIRESLVWSEDSSASIVHQILLHVLNRHFHYSEDDISYFGDEFDVQLRNNGDGILLYSSPAFQLINNAFNTLEKSIQTMEGVPLTVRHLAPASSLLRYTALRVARNRDANPVDVVLQFESSARWPDDLIAVQMTKVAFLVKIGDALTEFGDFSSAQVGLENEQSKILNNTFLDITHVSGVVFRLRIHHDREQTLLERKIREQGAGTQTKQEVSYALSAYKRLFIHCPRLSQAVKTLCTRFPLLSPTIRLVKYWFSCHLFDAHVNEELIELIVVRAFAQPHPWETPSSVMAGFLRTLHSISQWDWQQEPITVDLGGELDQSAIETIRTRFAAWRSIDPAMNSVSMFIGSDIDIEGVTWTQYEMPPKVVAARICTLAKTVMKLVRENGPGLDISQLFIPALEPYDFIIHLDSKLLHDRSAAVTKFKNLSASRDPARPGKQDIIKALLCDFQACFRSSILFFSGNEQSDIIAGLWNPQTSKSKGWSLGLAYSTLPEGTSGSELDATISINRRAILNEVSRLGLGMITRIDTLEK, translated from the coding sequence ATGTCGAGCTATACAGGGAAGCGAAGAAAGCTGAGTCCATGTCCTGATAGTGTTTCGTATACCGAAAACGCAACGTCTTCATATGCAGCCATCGGCGCAGACCGGTCACTCAAAATGAATGGATTAAACGGCTCAAAACCGACCGATACTTCAAGGCCAACCAGGCACATGGCAAATGCTGGCTCTGCAGAAATAGCCCTTGCTAGTGGACTCTACAAATCTAGTTTCTTCAAGTTACAACTAGACGAATTGATTACAGAGTCAAGGCCACTTTACGACAAACAACTCGCGACGATCAAGGACACCCTTCATGAGCTAAAGGATCTGATCGAGAACCTGCCAGAACAACCGGCCAAACAGGCATCGGAAGCTGAGAAGGACTTACGCCAGTCGCATGGTATTGCTGTTCCGTACCCCCAACCGCATCCCGGAAAGGATACCAAATACTCGGTTATGTTTGCTCGACCCGCCAACGTCAATGTGGTTGGAAGCTTTGCGCTTAGAACGGGCACAAAAACGGTAGCACCATATGTTGTCGATATGTCTGTGACAATGCCAAGCTCAATTTTCCGAGAAAAAGACTACACCAATTATCGATATTTTCATAAACGAGCGTACTATGTGGCTTGCATTGCTGCTGGAATCAGAAACAAAAAAGGTATAGACCTGAACCTGAAATTCCAACTCCAGGATGGGGACCCTCTTCGCCCTACTATTATATTACAGTCCCCACATTCCTCAAGATCTGGAAACGGAGGTTCAAAGTTCCAGATTCGCATCATCACAGCGGTTGAAAGCACATTGTTTCCTATCAGACGCACCCTTCCAATGAAAAACAGCGTACGACGGGGttcagaaggagaggaaaagaatCAGGAACCTACTCCCTTGTACAACTCATGCCTCCGTTCGGAAGCCACTGTTGCCGACTATCATAAGCTTCTGTCTTCAGCCGTCTTCAGCTGTGGATCGTTCAAAGATGCATGCGTTCTGGGTCGTATATGGCTCAAGCAACGCGGATATGGGTCGTCATTTCGCAGTGGCGGGTTTGGAGGTTTTGAATTTTCGATACTCATGGCACTTTTGCTCGAAGGTGGGGGTCCGAATGGCAAACCTGTCCTCCTCAAGTCATACAGTAGTTATCAGCTATTCAAAGCATCTATACAGTTTCTTGCTGGAAAGGATTTAACAGATCCTTTATTGTTTGCAGTTTCAGATGTTTCGTTTCCAAGCGGAGCTCCTGTGGTTTATGACGACAGGAGAGGCCTGAACATTCTCTACAAGATGACGCCCTGGTCGTACTCGTTACTTCGCCGCGAAGCAGGGATAACACTTAGAATGTTGAACGAGTCTCGGGATGACCATTTCGAAAAGGTTTTCATTCTCAAAATTGATGAACCATTGCTTCGATTTGACCGGCTTATCACACTTTCGGTCACAGAAAATGGTGATGCACTTGCTACATTCCACAAAGAGCGCGCGATTTACGAATTGCTTCTGAATGCGCTTGGGGACAGGGTCGATCTTATTCACATTTCCAGCCCATCTAGTAGCCCTTGGTCTGTGGAAATGAAAGGTCTGCGAAAATCAGGGAAGCGCAGCCTTCTGGTGGGCTTGCTTATGAACTCTGAGAATGCTACACGTTTGGTCGATCACGGTCCATCtgcagaagagaaggaagcagCTACATCGTTCAGGGAATTCTGGGGTGAAAAGGCTGAGCTCAGACGTTTCAAAGATGGCAGCATTCGCGAAAGTTTGGTATGGTCCGAAGATTCGTCCGCTTCGATAGTGCATCAAATCCTGCTCCATGTTCTGAACCGTCACTTTCATTATTCTGAAGACGATATAAGCTATTTCGGTGACGAATTTGATGTACAACTCCGAAACAACGGCGATGGAATACTCTTGTATTCTAGCCCTGCGTTCCAACTGATCAACAATGCCTTCAACACCCTGGAAAAATCGATCCAAACCATGGAGGGTGTTCCTTTGACTGTTAGGCATTTGGCACCTGCTAGTTCGTTGCTTCGATATACGGCACTTCGTGTAGCGCGAAACCGTGATGCTAACCCTGTTGACGTTGTGCTTCAGTTCGAGAGCTCCGCACGATGGCCGGACGATCTTATAGCTGTCCAGATGACAAAGGTCGCTTTCCTTGTGAAGATAGGGGATGCCTTGACCGAGTTTGGTGACTTCTCATCGGCCCAAGTGGGATTGGAAAATGAACAAAGcaaaatacttaataacaCATTTCTGGACATTACTCACGTGTCTGGAGTGGTGTTTCGCCTTCGAATTCATCATGACCGTGAGCAAACATTACTTGAACGAAAAATCAGAGAACAAGGTGCGGGTACGCAAACAAAGCAAGAAGTTTCCTATGCACTTTCTGCATACAAGAGGCTCTTCATCCACTGCCCGCGCCTCTCGCAAGCGGTCAAAACGCTATGCACCCGTTTTCCACTTCTGTCACCTACCATACGCTTGGTAAAATATTGGTTCAGTTGCCATCTCTTCGATGCGCACGTCAATGAGGAGCTAATCGAGCTGATCGTGGTGCGGGCATTCGCTCAGCCACACCCTTGGGAGACGCCCTCGAGTGTGATGGCCGGTTTCTTAAGAACGTTACATTCCATTTCACAATGGGACTGGCAGCAAGAGCCGATAACCGTTGATCTTGGTGGTGAATTGGACCAATCAGCAATCGAAACAATTCGGACGCGGTTTGCCGCATGGCGCAGTATTGACCCGGCGATGAATAGCGTATCTATGTTTATTGGTTCTGATATCGACATTGAAGGCGTAACATGGACGCAGTACGAAATGCCCCCAAAAGTGGTTGCTGCGCGGATTTGCACCCTCGCAAAGACCGTCATGAAACTTGTACGGGAAAATGGGCCTGGACTTGATATATCGCAACTTTTCATTCCCGCACTTGAACCGTACGATTTTATCATCCATCTAGACTCGAAGCTGTTGCATGACCGTTCAGCTGCGGTAACAAAATTTAAAAACCTCAGCGCGTCGAGGGATCCAGCTCGACCTGGCAAACAAGATATCATCAAAGCGTTACTTTGTGATTTCCAGGCTTGCTTCAGATCCagtattctttttttctctggGAATGAGCAATCTGATATCATTGCTGGACTCTGGAACCCGCAGACCTCAAAGTCGAAAGGCTGGAGTTTGGGTCTCGCATACTCAACATTGCCGGAAGGGACGAGTGGCTCCGAACTGGATGCCACTATTTCGATCAATCGCAGGGCGATTCTAAATGAGGTCTCTAGGCTAGGGTTGGGTATGATCACTCGGATCGACACTCTCGAAAAGTGA
- a CDS encoding cystathionine gamma-synthase (COG:E;~EggNog:ENOG410PI7P;~InterPro:IPR000277,IPR015424,IPR015421,IPR015422;~PFAM:PF01053;~go_function: GO:0003824 - catalytic activity [Evidence IEA];~go_function: GO:0030170 - pyridoxal phosphate binding [Evidence IEA];~go_process: GO:0019346 - transsulfuration [Evidence IEA]) translates to MLQETGGPVPPNTDHAVSASLPTWESNVAYEEGELVNTMRCGYPRFFVHPIIQELVGEIMSRFADPDIETATLFPSPNTARMCQSFMSSRISPEKAHKIRVMDLAPTQRLESELTAIKSLLSCVVYPKEYANIAKQVWQHSGDGVSSRRGEFCLGALKDGLLVEKKGDTADSASQRISKGPRRYQGRGSINGLGKFAPHGVASANEPLEGRESVQFIEERFGRNLSTSLANQAKIAVRRRIAGVLTADVELSEALEKTSEQGRVTGLLESDVFLFPTGMSSIFNSHRLLLKTKGPMKSICFGFPYIDTLKILEKWGPGCVFYGHGSSEDLDDLESRLVGGERFLALFTEFPGNPLLKAPDLKRIRILADAYDFAVIIDETVGNFLNINVLSHADIVVSSLTKIFSGDSNVMGGSAVLNPHGRYYQALKNTFSQEYEDNLWVEDVVFLERNSRDFVSRIEKINHTTEEITEMLKESPLVKNVYYPKYNPSLPLYEAFRTPNGGYGGLFSVTFYTTAEAIAFFDSLEVFKGPSLGTNFTLSCPYTLLAHYGELEWASSFGVEFDLVRVSVGLEDAPFLRARVQQALNAAAKTSNK, encoded by the exons ATGCTTCAGGAAACCGGAGGTCCAGTGCCTCCCAACACGGACCAT GCTGTCAGCGCATCACTCCCCACGTGGGAGTCAAATGTGGCATATGAGGAAGGGGAGCTGGTAAATACGATGAGATGCGGTTATCCTCGATTCTTCGTCCACCCGATCATTCAGGAACTTGTTGGGGAAATCATGTCTCGCTTCGCGGACCCGGACATAGAGACAGCGACTTTATTCCCTTCACCGAACACCGCACGAATGTGTCAATCGTTCATGTCATCGAGGATATCACCTGAAAAAGCACATAAAATCCGTGTCATGGACCTGGCTCCCACTCAACGTCTGGAAAGTGAACTCACTGCCATTAAATCGCTCCTTTCATGTGTTGTATACCCAAAAGAATATGCAAATATCGCGAAACAAGTGTGGCAACATTCTGGCGATGGCGTATCCAGCCGACGAGGAGAGTTCTGCCTTGGTGCTTTGAAAGATGGTCTTCTTGTGGAGAAAAAGGGGGATACGGCAGATTCCGCATCGCAAAGGATTTCTAAGGGCCCTCGGAGATATCAGGGACGAGGTTCAATAAATGGGCTGGGCAAATTTGCACCACATGGTGTAGCTTCAGCCAACGAGCCCTTAGAAGGGCGTGAATCAGTCCAGTTCATCGAAGAACGTTTTGGGCGGAATTTAAGTACTTCACTGGCTAATCAAGCAAAAATTGCTGTACGCAGGCGAATAGCAGGCGTCTTAACCGCAGATGTCGAGCTGagcgaggcgttggagaaaACCTCAGAACAAGGAAGAGTAACAGGACTTTTGGAGTCAgatgttttcctttttccgACTGGCATGAGTTCGATCTTTAATTCACATCGATTGTTGCTCAAAACTAAGGGTCCTATGAAAAGTATCTGTTTTGGATTTCCCTACATTGATACTTTGAAAATCCTTGAGAAATGGGGCCCTGGCTGTGTCTTTTATGGACACGGCTCTTCTGAGGACCTAGATGATTTGGAGTCTCGGTTAGTCGGCGGGGAGAGATTCCTGGCTCTCTTCACCGAATTTCCGGGTAACCCCCTTCTCAAGGCTCCTGATCTGAAGCGAATTCGAATTCTCGCCGACGCGTATGACTTTGCCGTGATCATTGACGAAACAGTGGGGAATTTTCTCAATATCAATGTGCTCTCTCATGCAGATATTGTGGTCAGTAGTCTGACCAAAATTTTCAGCGGAGACAGCAATGTCATGGGGGGGAGTGCAGTGTTGAACCCCCACGGACGGTACTATCAGGCATTAAAAAATACATTCAGCCAGGAGTATGAAGACAATTTATGGGTAGAGGATGTCGTGTTCCTCGAAAGAAACAGCCGTGACTTCGTGTCCCGCATCGAAAAGATCAACCATACAACAGAGGAGATCACAGAAATGCTCAAAGAATCCCCACTTG TCAAAAATGTGTACTATCCTAAATACAATCCCTCATTGCCTTTGTATGAGGCATTCCGCACCCCTAACGGCGGCTATGGGGGTCTTTTCTCGGTCACTTTCTACACAACAGCAGAGGCGATTGCATTTTTTGACAGCCTAGAAGTTTTCAAGGGCCCTAGCCTTGGGACTAACTTTACTTTGAG TTGCCCGTACACATTACTCGCTCACTACGGTGAACTTGAGTGG GCAAGTTCGTTTGGTGTAGAATTTGACCTGGTGAGAGTAAGCGTTGGTTTAGAAGATGCACCGTTTCTTCGGGCTAGAGTGCAACAGGCACTGAATGCGGCTGCTAAGACATCTAATAAATAG
- a CDS encoding uncharacterized protein (COG:S;~EggNog:ENOG410PJ04) translates to MEAENNSAPTRQTQNNPTAMQSMSGDAHIKGKHEPAQPMRILGPKHCNCEKGEDDDQDQSSAMGMIYDSNPAMAACAVCSRPLTLSPGTSSHSPSRGRTPQRSPSSPERFAQRSPFQANSPGSLIFERNVQEDILLPQSSSIPSHIRTENHIPPVLEASSEAITDNKLDPDSVEIVTQNIYLPTANSVPAEQSLRSPSPDPTATDTGDTEELQSTRHSLDANDIRRLSFISFADVVNAESAETGECPPGSDSFQRGAGSPNPSATVFPNMSPSPLYSPVSSHGFGTSPPTSISASFKGLELSPNRVAQDTESPHLAIQRPLSPSFSGDLNIETMSQALRRSGSGDLGAFLTSGNDG, encoded by the coding sequence ATGGAAGCCGAAAATAACAGCGCGCCGACCAGACAGACCCAAAATAACCCAACAGCCATGCAATCGATGTCCGGTGATGCTCACATTAAGGGTAAACATGAGCCGGCACAACCGATGCGGATTTTGGGTCCAAAACATTGCAATTgcgagaagggagaggaCGATGATCAAGACCAAAGCTCTGCTATGGGCATGATTTACGATTCGAATCCAGCAATGGCTGCCTGTGCTGTTTGTTCAAGACCGTTGACACTTTCGCCAGGCACTAGCTCACACTCGCCTTCACGAGGAAGGACCCCCCAAAGgtctccatcatcgccagaaCGCTTCGCCCAACGGTCTCCTTTTCAGGCCAACTCACCTGGATCCTTGATTTTCGAACGCAATGTGCAAGAAGATATTTTGTTACCTCAATCGTCGTCAATTCCTTCACACATCCGGACAGAGAATCATATTCCTCCGGTCTTGGAGGCATCTTCCGAAGCAATTACCGACAACAAACTCGACCCAGACTCCGTTGAAATTGTTACccagaatatatatctccCCACTGCGAATAGTGTTCCCGCAGAGCAGTCGTTACGATCGCCATCACCTGATCCAACCGCGACAGATACCGGTGATACCGAAGAGCTTCAGTCAACCAGACACAGTCTGGACGCAAACGACATTCGGCGTCTAAGTTTCATCTCATTTGCTGATGTTGTAAATGCTGAAAGTGCGGAAACAGGGGAGTGCCCTCCTGGCAGCGACTCTTTTCAAAGGGGCGCAGGTAGTCCAAATCCATCGGCTACAGTATTTCCCAACATGTCTCCATCACCGTTATACTCTCCGGTGTCTTCCCATGGATTTGGAACTTCTCCACCGACGAGCATTTCAGCATCATTCAAGGGCCTAGAGCTCTCTCCGAACAGGGTTGCGCAGGATACTGAGAGCCCACATCTTGCTATTCAGAGACCACTATCCCCTAGTTTCAGTGGTGACTTGAACATTGAAACTATGAGTCAGGCGTTGAGGCGATCGGGCAGCGGAGATTTAGGTGCCTTCCTGACATCGGGGAACGATGGCTGA